The Bacteroidia bacterium genomic interval TGCTATTGAAAGCATTTGGACCATCGGTCATCGATCTCCGCAAGGGCTTGAATATGATCAGCAAACCAACAGTTTATGGGGAACAGAAATGGGGCCTCGTGGAGGAGATGAAGTAAATTATTTACAGAAAGGGCTCAATTATGGATGGCCACTGGTATCTCAGGGAGTAAATTATACAGGGACGAAGGTAGAGTTTGGGAAATTGATGAAAATGAATCCCGATGAAATGGAGCTCGAGGAGCCTGTAGTAGATTTGACTCCTTCACCAGCTGTTTCCAGTTTTGCGATTTGTCGTTCGGATAAATATCCTTTCTGGGAAGGGAATTTAATTGTAGGAAGCCTGAAAGCAACTCAATTATATCGTATGGAAGTTCAGGAGGGAAAACTCATACAACAAGAGCTATTACTCGATGAACTTGCCCGAATCCGGGATGTGGAAATGGGCTTTGATGGCTATCTCTATCTTTTGTTAGAGCATGTTAATGGCGGTCAGATTCTGAGAGTGGAAGCGGTAGAGTAGATTTAGCTTAAATTCCTTGTAAGCATTAAATACTCCTCTACGGAAAGAGTCTCTGCTCTTCGGGTAAATAGTTCATCAAATTGTTCCCGATTCTTAAACTCAATCGTTTTTAAGGCATTTCGCAGGGTTTTTCTACGCATGCTAAAGGCCTGTTTGACTACTCGTTTTAGCTGAGGAAATTCAATTTCCGGCAATTCATCTTTCCTTTTCAAACTCAAAACCCCACTCATCACTTTTGGGGGCGGACGAAAAACTCCCGGCGGGACTTTAAATTCATATTTGAGGTCAAAATAAGCGCCTAGTAATACACTCAGTATCCCATAGGTTTTGCTCCCCGGACCTGCGCAAATTCTCCGTGCAACCTCATCCTGTATCATAAAGGCCCCACTTTTGACATAGGGCAGGTTTTCTAATAATTGAAAAAAGAAGGGAGAGGAAATATTGTAGGGCAAATTACCTACAAAATGGCTATCAGCCGGAATGTCCTCCTGCATCTGCCACTTGAGTACATCCTTGTGGATGATTTGCTCTTCTTTCATCCCCAGCTGACCCAAAAGATATGTTACTGCATCCGGATCTATTTCTACGACTTTAAAAGCGGGATATTTAGGCAGAAGAAACTGGGTCAGTACCCCTTGCCCCGGACCGATTTCTATCACGGTATCCGTCGAATCTGCGGGACAGAGATCAACGATCTTTTGAGCGATTCCCAGATCGGTGAGGAAATGCTGTCCCCAGAATTTCTTTGGTTTTAGATTATGCATGGGATATTGTAATTTGCCTGAATAGTCAGGAAGCTGGACAAAAATACAATTTGATCCTGCTCAATGACAAAATGGAGCGCTATATTTTAAGCCAAAAGCCTAATGAGTAAAAATCAACAGAAACTGAAAATAGGATTTACCATAGGAGATGTGAATGGAATCGGTCCTGAATTGATTCTAAAGGCCTTCGTAGATTCGAGATTGAAAGAGTTTTGTGTGCCGATCCTGTATGGTTCTTCTCGTGTGATCAATATATATCGCAAGGTACTGGATATCCCCAAATTCCATTATGTGGTGGTACCTGGTCCCAAGCAGGCGCAGTACAATAAATTTAATATCATAGAGTGTGTACCTGATCTTGAAAGAATTGAGATTGGGAAACCTTCTGCCAATGGGGGAAAGGCTGCTTATCTATCTTTGAAAAGAGCCGTAGAAGATGCCCAGCATCAGGAAATAGATGCCATCGTTACTTTGCCCGTTGATAAAGCTACCTTCCAGAAAAATGATCCTGAGTTTTCTGGCCATACGGAATTATTGGGGAAAGCTTTCAATGTAAAGCAAAACCTGATGTTTATGGTGTCGGAGGATATCAAAGTAGGAACCGTTACCAATCACTTACCTCTAAGTGCTGTGGCGGGAGCTTTGACAAAAGAACGCATCATGGAGAAGGTTGAGCTTATGCACAACTCTTTGAGCAAAGACTTCAATATCCAGCGTCCGATGATAGCTGTATTGGGATTGAATCCTCATGCTGGTGATGATGGATTGATTGGACCGGAAGAGCAAGACATCATTAGCCCGGCGATTATGGAGTTGGGGAATAAAGGAATCCGGGCATACGGCCCTTATCCTGCAGATGGCTTTTTCGCTTCTGCCAATTACAAAAAATTTGATGGCGTCATGTCTATGTACCATGACCAGGGCTTGATTCCCTTTAAACTCCTGACGGGATACAGAGGGGTCAATTTTACGGCTGGTATTCCGGTAGTCAGAACCTGTCCGGATCATGGAGTTGCCTATGACATTGCGGGAAAAGGAACGGCAGATCCTGAAAGTTTACGTCAGTCCATCTATACAGCAGTTGATGTATTCAGAAACAGGCTAATGAATGCAGAGCTGGAAGCCAATGCCCTTAAAACGGAATCCTGATCTTTTATGCTGGTACGGATCAAAGATTTATTCTTAAAACACTACTTACTGATACTTACGCTGGCGGCCTTGCTTATGGCACTGGCTGATCGTAGCTACCGCGAAAGGAATCGAATCTGGTCAGATGGAGAAGGCTATTACCTCTATTTGCCCGCGGTCTTTATTTATGGCTTCGATGCGGATAAACTGCCCGTCAAATCGCCAGATAGATATAAGCCTCATGAGGAAAGCAATAAGCGCTTTACCCGATATTCGTCCGGAGTAGCCATTATGATTGCTCCCTTCTTTCTCCTTACACACGCCCTCACAAGTATAGGATTGTTTGAAGGACCTGCAGATGGTTATTCGGTAGTTTATAGCAATGGAATCGCTATCGCGGCAATTTTCTATTGTATGCTGGGCTTTTGGTTTTTGCGGAAAGTGCTGGATGAACATTTCTCTAAATGGACAACGGCTCTGACCATATTCGGGCTTTACTTTGGAACCAATATGGTCTACTACTCCTTTATGGAGCCCGCCATGTCGCATATATATTCCTTCTGTCTATTTGCGATATTACTCTATGTGACACCAAAAATCTTTCAGAATCCCAGCTTTCGAAATCTTTTCCTCCTGGGCATTCTTATTGGCTTTATTACCCAAATACGTCTAACCAATTTCTGTATCGCCCTCTTTGTCCTCTTTTTCTCCATCCAGAAGAAGGAGGACTTTGTCGATCGTTGGGACTTTATTCTCAAACATTATAAGGCGCTACTCTTATTGATTCCCGCTTTTTTCATCCCCTGGATTCCTCAGATGATGTATTGGTACCATGTGACAGGTTCGCCATTGATCTTTTCTTATGGCTATACTCCGGAAAGTTTTTTCCCCTACAGGAGCCATCCCAAAATCTGGCGAGTATTGATCGATGTACAAAACGGCCTTTTCATTTATGCACCTATCCTCTTTCTCAGTTTGCTGGGAATGATACAAACCTCCTATAAGAATATCCTGAATGGACCTCTGATCACGCTGATCTTCATACTCTTTACCTATATTTTTGGCGCATACTCAGCCTGGTGGTTTGGGGGAGCTTATGGCCATAGGGCTTATATTGAGTTCTTCCCCTTTATGGCCATTCCAATGGCCTATGTGATTGATCATTTTAAAAATATTCAGATCGTTTTCAGAAGCGCTATTTATGTGGTATTGCTATGGTGGGTAGTATATAGTGTCCGATTGACCTATCTGTATCAGGGCCCCTGGGATGGGGCAAACTGGAACTGGAATACTTTCGAACAAGTATTGGACAAGGCCTGGATTTTCTGATTTTCAGACATTTAACAAAAATTTAATCCGCTTACTTTCCCTGAAATTCGTATCTTATCCTTGATGAGTTCGATTGAACACATCAAAACGGATTAAAACACTACTAATATGTTTTCACTACTTATTTGGGGACTCATCGGATTAGCCGCTGGTACCATAGCCAAAATGATTACCCCTCAGGATGAAAAAGGAGGATGGGTTTCCACGATTATCATAGGAATTGTTGGTTCTATTGTGGGAGGTTTTGTTGCGGGATTCTTTGGCCTTAATGCAAAATTGGGAAGCACCTATCTGGGAGACCTTATTATCGCTACAGGAGGCGCTGTTCTGGTACTGTTTATCTACCACAAATACCTTAAGGATAAGCTGAACCTTCCTATTTAGTCAACAACATCTATTTTTGACATTTCTCCAGCTTCAAAATCGAGGCTGGTTTTGGGATTAAAGAAGCTTTGTGTAAAAGCTTCTGCTAAGCCTGTATTCTCCTTTTTCGCCTGTATCCACAGGTCGAAACGGATAACTTCATGGCTGATGGCTTTCCAACTATCAGAAAGCCTCATCCATTGTTCCAATTCATGCATTTCATCATCTCGAGTCTGAAAATCAAAGGCGTGTTTTTCCAGCAAATAGAGATATCTAAAAATTTTTGCATGTCGATCTTCTCCCCTGTATTTCGCAAGATGCTTCCGCAAAGACTCAATACGGGAAGCAGCCAGGTCAAACATGTCCATATCCAGCAAAAGCATAATTTCATAAATGCGCATACTGCTATTCCAGCCTTTTTTATCGGCTAAAATTTCCTGTAAAAGTCCCAGGCTTTGAAAGGCTGCTTTGCAATCTCCTTGCAGATGTTTCAGACAGGCCTCCAGATAATAGGTGAGTTCTATGCTCTGGGTTCTGCGTTTTTGGTTTCGAAACCACTGGAGCTCCAATAGCATTTGCTCTGCTGCTTTCCATTCCCCTAGATAAAGCTGAATAAAAAGAGCATAGAGAGAGGCAGAAAAGTAATTGTATTTTTTAGGATGATAGAGTTCCCGGGCATTAAGGGAAGCTTCCAGAGCTGCCGGGAAATTATATACCAGGCATTCTACGGCTGCTAATTTGAGATAGGGCGTGCCTAATCGATTTTTCGATCGGAGTCCTTTATTGCTGGAGACCAGATCAATCAATTCCTCCAAAGCTCCTTTCGCCTGCTCATAGTCTTGTATCCCTTCATACATAGAGACCAGAAGATTGAGGTAGAAATAATGGGTGCGGAGGGTATAGGCTACTTCCAGCCTTTTCTCAAGCTGCTTTGTTTTTTCCCTAAGCCACTCAATAACTTCTTCCGAAAAATGACTGTGATTACGCGTCTTTAGGTTAAACTCATCAAAAATGCCTATCCCCAGGACATCGGTTTCATACTGCTCGAGTGTTTTGGCAATTTCTCCCGAATATTCCCATGTCCCTTTTTGCCGGGAAGCCGCGATATTTTGGAGGTAGATAAGGGGGGGTAAACGAAATTCCGGAAGACCGGCTTCCTCTGCCTGATGCTCACACTTTTCGAAAAGCTCTCTGGCGATGTCTTCCAGGCCTCTTTTCCTCAGCATCAAAGCAGAACTTATTTGTTTGATTATCCTGACTACTTCATAGGCAGCCGGATCTTCTTTCAGTACATTATTGTTTTGGAGATTTACGCCCAAAATCAGGGTTTCCTGCATTTTTTCGAGTAGGCGGGCCTTTAGCATAATAAAGGCTTTTGATTTGGGATTGCCGTACAACTTTTCGGAAGCATCAGCCTGTGTCAGATCGGGCTGTTTTTCGAGGAGTTCAAGCAGTGCGAGTGCCTTATTACTCCCTTTTCCATGAAATGCGTTTAAAAAACTCTTGAGGTATCTCAACTCCTGCCGGGAGAGAGAATTAAAAATTGCCTGTATTCTTTCCAATTTGAAAAATTAAAATGGGTAAATACACGACGTCCTTATCAACAAGATACAATTTTTGAACAGATTACGCCAGAATCTTGCATAGAAAAATAACATGCCTCGGCTTAGGACATTTTTTGTAGCTTTGTCCCAAATTTCCTGAACATGCAAGAATTCTTACAGATAAAAGATAATAAACTCGCACGCACATTTTTACCGACAGACTTTGAGATCACAGACTGGGAAAGTATAAAGATCTATTATGACCAGCTTATGGAAGCGGAGCCGGATAGTGTAGAAAAGCTGGAAAAGTACCTGAAAAAGCGCAATGAACTGGATGGGATTGTTTCTGAGGAGTATGCATGGCGCTATATTCGCATGACCTGCAATACGCAGGATGAGAAAATAAAAGAAGCTTTTCAGTTTTTCGTAAAGGAGATTATACCCCATGTCTCTGTATGTGAGGATAAACTCAATCGAAAATTGGCCGCCAATCCCTACTTCAATGAGTTGGATAATAATCTTTATTTGACCTATACCCGTCAGGTCAAACGCGCAATAGAAATGTTTCGCGAAGCAAATATTCCGCTTAGTACAGAAGTCCAAAGCCTTTCGCAGGAATATGGAAGTACGATGGGAGCCATGACGATTGAGCATGAAGGAAAAGAACTGACCTTGCAGCAAGCAGGTAAGTATATGGAAAATCGGGATCAGTCAGTCCGGGAAGAAGTTTGGAAAAAGCTGGCAAAAAGAAGAAGTCAGGATTCCGAAAAGTTGCAAGAGCTTTTTGACAAATTGCTGCAAAGAAGGAATCAGATGGCTAAGAATACAGGCTATGATTCTTATACTCGATATAAGTTCGATAAGATGGGGCGCTTTGACTACCAGCCCGCGGATACCAAGGATTTTCATAATGCTGTAGAAAAGGTAGTCAAACCTATCTATCAGGAGCTTTTACAGGAAAGAAGAAGATTGCTGGGACTTTCAGAATTAAGACCCTGGGATCTCAGTGTAGATATATTCGGAGAGGTTCCTCTCAAGCCATTCGAAGGCGCCGATCAATTGTTGGAAAGATCTGTAGAAGCCTTGACCCATGTGCAAGAAGAACTGGGCGAAATGATCCGCATTATGGATAAAAAGGGCTTTCTAGATCTGGATAGTCGGGTCGGGAAAGCACCGGGGGGATATAATTATCCCCTCATGGAAACAGGTATTCCCTTCATTTTTATGAATGCTGCAGGAACCCAGACGGATGTAATCACCATGCTTCACGAAAGTGGGCATGCAGTACATTCCTTTGTTACCCGAAACATCAGCCTGAATGCACTAAAACAACCTCCTTCTGAAGTGGCCGAGCTGGCTTCTATGAGTATGGAGCTTTTGTGCCTGGATTATTATGATGCTTTCTATAAAGATCCGACCTCTTTGATTCGTGCTAAAAAGGGACAATTGGTACGTTGCATTACCATTTTTCCATGGGTAGCTACCATAGATGCCTTTCAGCAATGGCTCTACGATAATCCTGAGCATACGCATGAAGAAAGAAATGCTGCTTTTGATGAGCTGTATATCCGCTTTCATGGGGAAACCGTGAACTGGG includes:
- the rsmA gene encoding 16S rRNA (adenine(1518)-N(6)/adenine(1519)-N(6))-dimethyltransferase RsmA; this encodes MHNLKPKKFWGQHFLTDLGIAQKIVDLCPADSTDTVIEIGPGQGVLTQFLLPKYPAFKVVEIDPDAVTYLLGQLGMKEEQIIHKDVLKWQMQEDIPADSHFVGNLPYNISSPFFFQLLENLPYVKSGAFMIQDEVARRICAGPGSKTYGILSVLLGAYFDLKYEFKVPPGVFRPPPKVMSGVLSLKRKDELPEIEFPQLKRVVKQAFSMRRKTLRNALKTIEFKNREQFDELFTRRAETLSVEEYLMLTRNLS
- the pdxA gene encoding 4-hydroxythreonine-4-phosphate dehydrogenase PdxA, translating into MSKNQQKLKIGFTIGDVNGIGPELILKAFVDSRLKEFCVPILYGSSRVINIYRKVLDIPKFHYVVVPGPKQAQYNKFNIIECVPDLERIEIGKPSANGGKAAYLSLKRAVEDAQHQEIDAIVTLPVDKATFQKNDPEFSGHTELLGKAFNVKQNLMFMVSEDIKVGTVTNHLPLSAVAGALTKERIMEKVELMHNSLSKDFNIQRPMIAVLGLNPHAGDDGLIGPEEQDIISPAIMELGNKGIRAYGPYPADGFFASANYKKFDGVMSMYHDQGLIPFKLLTGYRGVNFTAGIPVVRTCPDHGVAYDIAGKGTADPESLRQSIYTAVDVFRNRLMNAELEANALKTES
- a CDS encoding GlsB/YeaQ/YmgE family stress response membrane protein: MFSLLIWGLIGLAAGTIAKMITPQDEKGGWVSTIIIGIVGSIVGGFVAGFFGLNAKLGSTYLGDLIIATGGAVLVLFIYHKYLKDKLNLPI
- a CDS encoding M3 family oligoendopeptidase, encoding MQEFLQIKDNKLARTFLPTDFEITDWESIKIYYDQLMEAEPDSVEKLEKYLKKRNELDGIVSEEYAWRYIRMTCNTQDEKIKEAFQFFVKEIIPHVSVCEDKLNRKLAANPYFNELDNNLYLTYTRQVKRAIEMFREANIPLSTEVQSLSQEYGSTMGAMTIEHEGKELTLQQAGKYMENRDQSVREEVWKKLAKRRSQDSEKLQELFDKLLQRRNQMAKNTGYDSYTRYKFDKMGRFDYQPADTKDFHNAVEKVVKPIYQELLQERRRLLGLSELRPWDLSVDIFGEVPLKPFEGADQLLERSVEALTHVQEELGEMIRIMDKKGFLDLDSRVGKAPGGYNYPLMETGIPFIFMNAAGTQTDVITMLHESGHAVHSFVTRNISLNALKQPPSEVAELASMSMELLCLDYYDAFYKDPTSLIRAKKGQLVRCITIFPWVATIDAFQQWLYDNPEHTHEERNAAFDELYIRFHGETVNWEGFEDIRRNLWLKQMHIFEVPFYYIEYAIAQLGALAVWRNFKQDPKGGLEQYLSALKLGYTRTIPEIYKEAGIRFDFSEDYMREAVEFCLKEYQDLSVVN